A genomic window from Neoarius graeffei isolate fNeoGra1 chromosome 5, fNeoGra1.pri, whole genome shotgun sequence includes:
- the LOC132887170 gene encoding uncharacterized protein LOC132887170, protein MMVHIAGLMTSLLGAGLPARAFRITSLLGAGLPARAFVSASSLLGAGLPARAFVAAASLLGAGLPARAFVTIFLLLGAGLPAGAGPRDNIFWQFANWTARAHTNESYVCHLMPSSTIITRPPLPLCSEALYYAWGPKGQPSKFWGPFCNYSPHPSVVAKLNQTSSVHGTNTPDIILQDSILTTLKVDMPSNFTFPHCFRRNYSQKSNIYLGHIPKSQCKQIYDQNSVTSPCPRWIPNSCRCKPPLTDCTLNSIGYIKNTCRAHPNCVPPHPNHYPGVKLALNWYWYCGNSNLLVSFPTNWSGICAPIQLKNAITAIHPFSAHRPKRDVIHNFPPLEHHLTTRWHRFWTSMFPHFGVADLWKNVELTHYRLASFVNETIKAVDGIRTELTSLRLMTTQNRMALDILLAEKGGVCAMIGDSCCTFIPTNDNPDGEIGAAVHQMRQIAQQLEHDEHGDTAGWVWFSGLFGNLSSWSAIFSMCIPVVVIVLLFIFLGPCILRCLMDRMHKMIYSLTRKPLHRENNVYYRPARV, encoded by the coding sequence ATGATGGTCCACATCGCGGGTCTCATGACAtcactgctcggggcagggctacccgcccgagccttcaggatcacttccttgctcggggcagggttacccgcccgagcattCGTGTCCGCTTCatctctgctcggggcagggttacccgcccgagccttcgtggctgctgcatctctgctcggggcagggttacccgcccgagccttcgtgaccaTTTTcctattgctcggagcagggttacccgctggagctggacctcgagacaacatcttctggcaatttgctaactggactgcacgggctcacacaaatgaaagttatgtatgtcatttgatgccatcctccactattattacacgcccacctttgccgttatgctctgaagctttatattatgcttgggggccaaaaggccaaccttctaaattttggggccctttctgtaattactctcctcacccttctgtggtagcaaagttaaaccagacttcttcagtacatggcacaaatacccccgacattatattacaagattctattctcactactctaaaagtagatatgccttctaatttcactttccctcaTTGTTTCAGAAGGAATTACTCTCaaaaaagtaacatttatttaggacacattcctaagtctcaatgtaagcagatatatgatcagaactccgtcacctctccatgtcctcgctggATCCCAAATTCATGCCGATGTAAACCTCCGCTAACTGATTGTACACTCAACAGTATCGGATATATCAAAAATACATGTAGAGCTCATCCTAATTGCGTTCCACCACACCCTAATcattatcctggtgttaaattggcattaaactggtactggtactgcggtaatagtaatctccttgtttcgtttcccaccaactggtcaggcatttgcgctcccatacaactcaaaaatgctatcactgctatccatcctttctctgctcatcgcccaaaacgagatgttattcataattttccacccctggaacatcatcttactactcggtggcacaggttttggacatcaatgtttcctcattttggtgtagctgatctatggaagaatgtagaattaacacattatcgcttggccagctttgttaatgaaaccattaaagctgtcgatggtattagaacagaattaacctccctgcgtctaatgactactcaaaatcgtatggcccttgatattttgttagcagaaaaggggggtgtttgtgctatgattggagacagctgttgcacttttattcccactaatgataacccggatggtgaaataggtgcagccgtacatcaaatgagacagattgctcaacaattagaacatgatgaacatggggatacggcagggtgggtgtggttttctggactgtttggtaatttgtctagttggtctgctattttttctatgtgcatccctgtagtggtgattgttcttttgtttatttttctgggaccttgcattctgagatgcttgatggacagaatgcataagatgatttatagtcttacccgcaaacctctgcatagagagaataatgtatattatcgtcctgctagggtgtaa